A stretch of DNA from Deinococcus aerius:
CAATGCGGGGGAGGGCTGGTGACGGCGGGCGGACTCAGCGAACAGCTCGCCCGGGAGGCGCGCGACCTGTACGCGCGGGGCCTGACGACTTCTACTGGCGGCAACCTCAGCCACCGGGACGGAACGGGCTTCCGGGTCAGCGCGACGAATACGGCCTTTGCCCGGCAGCTTTCCGAGGACTTCACCCTGTGCGGTTCCGAAGGGGAGCAGGTGAGCGGCCCGAAGCCCTCCAAGGAGGCTGCCTTTCACGCCGCCATCTACCGGGCGCGTCCCGACGTGAACGCCGTGCTGCACCTGCACGCCACGGACTCGCTCACCCTGTCCTGCCTGGCTGCGCCCACGGAGGAGGGCAATGTGCTGCCGGTCCATTCCAGCTACGCGGTCACCCGGGTCGGACGGGTGCCGCTGCTGCCGTACCTCCCGCCGGGTGGGGCCGACCTCGCCGCCGCGGTCGGCCGGGCCTGCCGGAACGTAAGCGCCGTGCTCCTGCAAAACCACGGGGTCATCACCTGGGGCGGGAGTCTCGCCGAGGCGCGCGACATCCTGGAGGAATTGGAGCAGAACGCCCGGGTGTGGCTCGCCTCGCGCGGGCAGGCGCGGGTGCTGAGCGATGAGGAACTGGCGGAGGCGAACGCCCGCGCCACGCATGGCGCCCCCATCGCCCCGGGGGAGCAGCGGCCCCGCCTGCTTCCCGGCCTTCGGGGGTGGGGACCATGATGCCGAGATTGGGCATTGTCGCCGACGACATCACCGGGGCCGGGGACATCGGCGGGCTGCTCGCGGGGCACGGCTACGCCGTCCGCATCCTCTCGCAGGGCGCCGACTGGGAGGGCCTGTGTGCCCGATTGGCCCAGGAACGGACGGACGCGCTAATCATCGACACGGACTCTCGCTTCCTGCCGCCAGATGCCGCACGGGAGCGGGTGGAGCGGGCCACCCGTGCCCTGATGGCGACCGGGTGCGGCGCCTACTGGAAAAAGACCTGCTCGGTCTTCCGGGGCAACGTCGGCGCGGAGTTCGACGCGATGCTGGGGACGCTGGGCGAGAACTTCGGGGTTGCGGTCGCCGCCTTTCCCAAGAATGGGCGCACAACTCTGCATGGCGACCACTTCGTGCGGGGCGTGCCCCTCCCCGACACCGAGTTCGGGCAGGACCCGGTGCATCCGCGGCGAGAGGTCAATCTGGTGCGGGACCTGGGCACCCAAACGCCGCACCGTGTCATCAACCTCCCCATCGAGACCGTGCGCGAGGGAGTGCGGGCCGTGCGGACCCGCCGCGAGGAGCTGGAGCGGGAGGGCGTGCGGTACGTGCTGGCGGACGCGGAGACACAGAGCGACCTCCGGGTGCTTGCGGAAGCGTTGTCGGGGGAACGGGTGTTCCTCGGCTCCAGTGGCCTGGCGGAGGAATTGCCCGCCGTGTGGCCGCCCGTGGAGCCCTTCGACCCGCTGTCCGGTGCCCGCTGGACCCATCCCCGGCAGGTCGTGATGATCGCCGGATCGGTCATGCCGCAGAGCCGCGCGCAGGTGGAGCATTACGCGGCGCGCGGCGGGACGGTGCATGAACTGGATGTGGACCTCGCCCTGCGCGACCCGGAGCGGGCCAGCCGATTACTTGCCGACCTCGCCCTCGGCACGCTGCACACGCACGACACGGTCCTGCTCCGTTCTCCCAACTCGCCGGAGCAGGTGGAGGCGGCCCGCGAGGTGGGCGCCGCGCTCGGCCTGCACGGCATCGAGGTCAGCCAGCGCGTCTCGGGCGTTCTGGCCGAGGCCGCGCGGATCACGGCGTGCGAGGCGGGCACCCAGAAACTCGTCGCGCTGGGCGGGGACACCTCGGCGGCCCTGACCCGGGCGCTGGGGGTCACGCACACGGTCGTCGTCCAGGAACTCGCGCCCGGTCTGCCCAGCACCTACGCGCCCGACGAGGGTTTGCTGCTTGTCTTAAAGAGTGGATCGTTCGGTCCGCCCGATTTTCTAGCGCTCGCCATAGACCACCTCCAACGCGCGCACGGGGAGCAGGCGTGACCCGGGTACTGACCTTCGGAGGTGCCGTCATCGACTTCGTCCGCAGTGGGGACCACTGGCAGGCCCGGGCGGGCGGCAGCGCCTGGAACACCGCGCGGGTGCTGGTGGCGCTGGGTCAGCCCACCGCCTTCGTCGGGGCGCTGGGGGACGATCCTTTTGCCGAGGGGCTGTGGACGGAGGCGGAGGCCCACGGCCTCGACCTGAGCCTCATCCAGCGGGTAAAGGCGCACACGGCCCTCTCCGTCATCCACCGCACTCACCCGGCCCAGTACGCCTTTTACGCGGAGAACGCGGCTGACTCCCAGTTCAGCCGCTGTCCTGAAGACGCCTGGCAAGGGGTGACCGCCGCCTACTTCGGGGGCATCACCCTCATGCGCGACCCGGCCCGCCCGCATTTCCTCGCGCTCGCCCGGAAGGCGCGGGAGCGCGGAATCACAGTCGTCTACGACCCCAACTACCGCCCCCAGCTTGGGGACGCCTACCGAGAGGCGTTTCCGCAATACGTCCCGCTGGCCGACTTCATCAAGGTCAGCGAGGAGGACCTGGCCGGGCTGCTGCCCCACCTCACGCTGGATCAGGCCCTCGCGTGGGTGCGGGCGCTCAACCCCGCCGCCACGGTGCTGCTCACCCTGGGCGCACAGGGCGCTCGCCTGATCGGCCCGGGTTTGGACCTCCATCACCCCGGCTACCGGGTGGACGTGGTCGACACCGTCGGCGCCGGGGACGCCAGCATCGCGGGGCTGCTGTACTCCACCCTTCACGACCCGCAGGCTCCCCCCGCCCGGCATCTCGGCTTCGCGCTCGCCTGCGCCGCCGCCGCCTGCACCCGCCCGGGGGCACACGCCCCCACCCTCACCGAAGTCCGTTCCCTGCTCCAGGAGACCCAGGCATGACGAATTCCCCCGACCGCGCCCTCATCGTTTCCGGCGGCTGGCCCGGCCACCAGCCCCTCAAATTCGCCGAACTCATCGGCGACATGCTCCGCGAGGCTGGCCTGGAGGTCACGGCCAGCGACACCCTCGACGTGCTGGAGGGCGCGGACGACTTGCGGACCTACGCCCTGATCGTGCCCAACTGGACGATGGGCCGGATCAGCGGGGAGCAGAGCAAGAACCTGCGGGCTGCTATTGAAGCCGGGACCGGCCTGGCCGGCTTTCACGGCGGCATGGGCGACGCCTTCCGCGAGGACGCCGACTACCAGTTCATGGTGGGCGGGCAGTTCGTCGCGCATCCCGGGGGTGTCCGCCCGTACCGCGTGGACATGGGGCCTGCGGGGCACGAGATCACCCGCGGGCTGTCCGGCTTCGACATCGAGAGCGAGCAGTATTACCTGCACGTCGATCCCTCCAACACCGTGCTCGCCACGACCACCTTCGACGGCCAGCACGCGCCCTGGACCGCAGGGACCGTCATGCCGGTCGCCTGGGTGCGGCGCTACGGGCAGGGGAGGGTGTTC
This window harbors:
- a CDS encoding class II aldolase/adducin family protein, with the protein product MTAGGLSEQLAREARDLYARGLTTSTGGNLSHRDGTGFRVSATNTAFARQLSEDFTLCGSEGEQVSGPKPSKEAAFHAAIYRARPDVNAVLHLHATDSLTLSCLAAPTEEGNVLPVHSSYAVTRVGRVPLLPYLPPGGADLAAAVGRACRNVSAVLLQNHGVITWGGSLAEARDILEELEQNARVWLASRGQARVLSDEELAEANARATHGAPIAPGEQRPRLLPGLRGWGP
- a CDS encoding four-carbon acid sugar kinase family protein — its product is MMPRLGIVADDITGAGDIGGLLAGHGYAVRILSQGADWEGLCARLAQERTDALIIDTDSRFLPPDAARERVERATRALMATGCGAYWKKTCSVFRGNVGAEFDAMLGTLGENFGVAVAAFPKNGRTTLHGDHFVRGVPLPDTEFGQDPVHPRREVNLVRDLGTQTPHRVINLPIETVREGVRAVRTRREELEREGVRYVLADAETQSDLRVLAEALSGERVFLGSSGLAEELPAVWPPVEPFDPLSGARWTHPRQVVMIAGSVMPQSRAQVEHYAARGGTVHELDVDLALRDPERASRLLADLALGTLHTHDTVLLRSPNSPEQVEAAREVGAALGLHGIEVSQRVSGVLAEAARITACEAGTQKLVALGGDTSAALTRALGVTHTVVVQELAPGLPSTYAPDEGLLLVLKSGSFGPPDFLALAIDHLQRAHGEQA
- a CDS encoding carbohydrate kinase family protein, with translation MTRVLTFGGAVIDFVRSGDHWQARAGGSAWNTARVLVALGQPTAFVGALGDDPFAEGLWTEAEAHGLDLSLIQRVKAHTALSVIHRTHPAQYAFYAENAADSQFSRCPEDAWQGVTAAYFGGITLMRDPARPHFLALARKARERGITVVYDPNYRPQLGDAYREAFPQYVPLADFIKVSEEDLAGLLPHLTLDQALAWVRALNPAATVLLTLGAQGARLIGPGLDLHHPGYRVDVVDTVGAGDASIAGLLYSTLHDPQAPPARHLGFALACAAAACTRPGAHAPTLTEVRSLLQETQA
- a CDS encoding ThuA domain-containing protein, with the protein product MTNSPDRALIVSGGWPGHQPLKFAELIGDMLREAGLEVTASDTLDVLEGADDLRTYALIVPNWTMGRISGEQSKNLRAAIEAGTGLAGFHGGMGDAFREDADYQFMVGGQFVAHPGGVRPYRVDMGPAGHEITRGLSGFDIESEQYYLHVDPSNTVLATTTFDGQHAPWTAGTVMPVAWVRRYGQGRVFYSSIGHDPREWENPTVAELHRRGLRWAARVRP